The Chlamydia trachomatis A/HAR-13 nucleotide sequence ATTATGATTTCAGCATCACACAATCCTTATCGAGATAATGGAATTAAGATTTTCTCTTCGGATGGATTCAAAATTGGCCAGGCAGTGGAAGAGCGTATCGAAGCCATGGTTGCTTCGAAAGATTTTGGGAAACTTCCTGATGATCATGCTGTTGGTAAAAATAAACGAGTCAAAGATGCAACAGGAAGATATATTGAGTATGCGAAGGCTACCTTCCCGAAAGGGAGAACGTTAAAAGGTTTGCGTATTGTTTTAGATTGTGCTCATGGAGCCACTTATCGAGTAGCTCCTTCCGTATTTGAAGAATTAGACGCAGAAGTGATCTGTTATGGGTGTGAACCTTCGGGATGTAATATCAATGCAGGGTGCGGAGCTTTATGGCCTTCTACCATTCAGAAAGCAGTTATTGAACACAAAGCAGATGTAGGAATTGCATTAGATGGAGACGGGGATCGTCTGATCATGGTTGATGAGAAGGGGCATATTGTAGATGGAGATATGCTGTTAAGCATCTGTGCAAGTGATTTAAAACGACGACAGGCTCTATCTGATAATCGTGTAGTGGCAACAGTGATGACCAATTTTGGTGTATTGCGTTATTTAGAAAGTCTGGGGATACAAGTTACAATTTCTCCTGTAGGAGATCGACATGTATTGCAGCATATGTTGGAAAATCAAGCTGTGCTTGGAGGAGAACAAAGCGGGCATATGATTTTTCTCGATTACAATACAACAGGGGATGGGATCGTATCTGCTCTTCAAGTGTTGCGTATTATGATCGAAAGTGAATCGACATTATCCGATCTTACAGCATGTATCGCAAAGAGTCCTCAAGCGCTAATCAATGTCCCTGTGACGAAAAAGGTGCCTCTAGAGTCCTTAGCTAATGTACAAGGGGTGCTCAAAGAAGTAAAAGAGGTCTTGGGGGATTCTGGACGTATTTTGTTAAGATATTCTGGTACAGAAAATATTTGCAGAGTTATGGTCGAGGGGACTAAAAAGCATCAAGTGGACTCCCTTGCTAAGACAATTGTTGATGTTGTAGAAGCCGAAATTGGAGCCGAGATTTCCGAATAAAAGGATCGATATGTGTGGGATATTTGGATATTTAGGAGAAAAGAACGCTGTACCTTTAGTTTTGGAAGGGTTGTCTAAACTTGAGTATCGTGGTTATGACTCTGCAGGGATAGCAACTCTTGTTGAAGGCCGCTTGTTTGTAGAGAAGGCTGTAGGGCCTGTAAGCCAGTTATGTTCTGCTGTTTCTTCTGATATCCATTCTCAGGCAGCTATAGGCCATACGCGATGGGCTACACACGGAGAACCTTCCCGCTTTAATGCACATCCTCATGTAGATATGGATGCGAGTTGTGCTTTGGTGCATAATGGAATTATTGAGAATTTCCAAAAACTCAAAGAAGAACTGGAAGAGCAGGGCGTAGTATTTTCATCAGATACCGATACAGAGGTTATCGTACAACTTTTTGCAAGGCGTTACAAAGAGACAAGAGATTTAATTCAAAGTTTTTCGTGGACTCTCAAACGCTTACAGGGGAGTTTTGCTTGTGCTCTCATGCACCAAGATCATCCTGAAGTTTTATTATGTGCTGCTCATGAAAGTCCTCTCATCCTAGGATTAGGAGAAGATGAGGTTTTTATTTCTTCTGATATCCATGCTTTTTTAAAATATTCTGGCTGTACACAAACCTTGGCTTCAGGAGAACTAGCTGTTTTACGTATAGGGAAGTCTATCGAGACGTACAATTTTGAGTTAGCGCGTATCCAAAAGGAAGTGCGTTGCATAGACCATACAGAAGATTCTTTGGATAAAAAAGGGTTTGATTATTACATGCTCAAAGAGCTCTATGAGCAACCTGAAGTCTTTGAGCGTATCTTACATCTCACGTGTGAAGAGAACGGTTTTACAGAATCTTTTTTAAAAGGGTTCTCTTTGGACGAGATTCAGAGCTTGCATATTGTAGCTTGCGGCTCTTCTTATCATGCCGGCTATTTAGCCAAATATGTGATTGAATCTATCGCTTCCATTCCGGTATATGTAGAAACTGCTTCAGAGTTTCGTTATCGTCAGCCATATATAGCAGAGCATTCGCTAGCTATTCTCATCAGTCAGTCAGGAGAAACGGCAGATACGTTAGCCGCTCTTAATGAGTTCCGCAAGTTGAGCAAAGCACGTGTTCTCGGGATTTGTAATGTACGAGAGTCCGCTCTTGCTTCTCGAGTCGACCATTGTCTGTTTATTGAGGCGGGATTGGAAGTGGGAGTCGCTTCTACAAAGGCATTCACAGCTCAGCTGTTGCTGTTGATTCTTTTGGGTTTAAGGCTAGCAAACCATCGCCAAGTCATTGCTCAGGAAGACTTAGCGCAAGCAATACAAGGTCTGAAAGATTTGCCAAATTTGACAAGACTTTTCTTAGATAGTTCTATTCATGACTGGCGTTGCCGACAAATTGAGGAGACGAGTTTTATTTTCCTAGGGCGACGTTTTATGTATCCAATTTGCATGGAAGCAGCTTTAAAATTAAAAGAAATTGCTTACGTAGAAGCAAATGCTTACCCTGCAGGAGAAATGAAGCATGGGCCTATTGCTCTTATTAGAGAGGGGACTCCCGTGATTGTGTATTGTGGAGATCGCTCTGTATACACTAAAACTATAGGAGCGATCATGGAGGTGAAGGCTAGAAAGGCCTATGTGATCGCTCTTGCTCCGGAATCCAATCGGGATATCGCTGCTGTCTCCGACGAGCAGATCTATATCCCCGATAGCCACGACCTTGCTGCTCCTATCTTATTCACGATAGCAGGCCAGATCATGGCTTACACCATGGCTTTACAGAGAGGAACCGAAGTAGATAGACCTCGGAACTTGGCTAAATCTGTTACTGTAGAGTAAAATCTACAGTTTTTTCTCTCTTGATGAATAGCATAAGCGTCTGTATCTTAGATGGA carries:
- the glmM gene encoding phosphoglucosamine mutase, whose product is MTRDVRQLFGTDGVRGRANFEPMTVETSVLLGKAVAGVLLEKHAGKHRVVVGKDTRLSGYMFENALIAGLTSMGIETLMLGPIPTPGVAFITRAYRADAGIMISASHNPYRDNGIKIFSSDGFKIGQAVEERIEAMVASKDFGKLPDDHAVGKNKRVKDATGRYIEYAKATFPKGRTLKGLRIVLDCAHGATYRVAPSVFEELDAEVICYGCEPSGCNINAGCGALWPSTIQKAVIEHKADVGIALDGDGDRLIMVDEKGHIVDGDMLLSICASDLKRRQALSDNRVVATVMTNFGVLRYLESLGIQVTISPVGDRHVLQHMLENQAVLGGEQSGHMIFLDYNTTGDGIVSALQVLRIMIESESTLSDLTACIAKSPQALINVPVTKKVPLESLANVQGVLKEVKEVLGDSGRILLRYSGTENICRVMVEGTKKHQVDSLAKTIVDVVEAEIGAEISE
- the glmS gene encoding glutamine--fructose-6-phosphate transaminase (isomerizing); its protein translation is MCGIFGYLGEKNAVPLVLEGLSKLEYRGYDSAGIATLVEGRLFVEKAVGPVSQLCSAVSSDIHSQAAIGHTRWATHGEPSRFNAHPHVDMDASCALVHNGIIENFQKLKEELEEQGVVFSSDTDTEVIVQLFARRYKETRDLIQSFSWTLKRLQGSFACALMHQDHPEVLLCAAHESPLILGLGEDEVFISSDIHAFLKYSGCTQTLASGELAVLRIGKSIETYNFELARIQKEVRCIDHTEDSLDKKGFDYYMLKELYEQPEVFERILHLTCEENGFTESFLKGFSLDEIQSLHIVACGSSYHAGYLAKYVIESIASIPVYVETASEFRYRQPYIAEHSLAILISQSGETADTLAALNEFRKLSKARVLGICNVRESALASRVDHCLFIEAGLEVGVASTKAFTAQLLLLILLGLRLANHRQVIAQEDLAQAIQGLKDLPNLTRLFLDSSIHDWRCRQIEETSFIFLGRRFMYPICMEAALKLKEIAYVEANAYPAGEMKHGPIALIREGTPVIVYCGDRSVYTKTIGAIMEVKARKAYVIALAPESNRDIAAVSDEQIYIPDSHDLAAPILFTIAGQIMAYTMALQRGTEVDRPRNLAKSVTVE